In uncultured Bacteroides sp., the following proteins share a genomic window:
- a CDS encoding nitroreductase: MKEFTTMVEYAIKAPSGHNTQPWKFKIADEAIEVYPDFSRSLPVADNDHRALYISVGAATENLCIAAHELGYESYVSILTDDEGKYYVHIDLQVVEKLYTDPLFMQIPKRQTNRKVYTGWHLADDTIEVLKRVSLENDVHTYFYKNGEEEFNQLREFVYRGNEILMNNNDFKDELIKWSRLKKKQVVVNRDGLTYAAMDSLSVPEWIRKPILKLQLNTKTQNKLDQKKIDSSSHLVLFTTSNNTPEGWIAMGRSLERFLLETTLLGVADAFLNQPCKINVLAEEMRTKLDINGEYPTLLMRIGHASPMPYSPRKEINEVTIMQN; this comes from the coding sequence GTGAAAGAATTTACAACGATGGTGGAATATGCAATCAAAGCACCATCAGGACATAACACACAACCATGGAAGTTTAAGATAGCTGATGAAGCTATTGAGGTTTATCCAGACTTTAGCCGTTCATTACCAGTAGCTGATAACGATCATAGAGCATTATATATAAGTGTGGGTGCTGCAACGGAAAATCTTTGCATAGCTGCCCATGAATTGGGTTATGAGTCGTATGTAAGTATTCTTACTGATGATGAGGGTAAATATTATGTTCATATTGATCTGCAGGTGGTGGAGAAGCTGTACACTGATCCCCTTTTTATGCAGATACCTAAAAGACAGACAAACCGAAAGGTGTACACAGGCTGGCATTTAGCTGATGATACAATCGAAGTGTTGAAAAGAGTTTCGCTTGAGAATGATGTTCATACTTACTTTTATAAGAATGGTGAAGAAGAATTCAACCAGCTCAGAGAATTCGTTTATCGGGGGAATGAGATTCTGATGAATAATAACGATTTTAAGGACGAATTAATAAAATGGTCTCGCTTGAAAAAGAAACAGGTGGTAGTGAATAGAGATGGGCTCACTTATGCAGCAATGGATTCACTTTCTGTGCCGGAATGGATAAGGAAACCGATTCTAAAGCTACAGTTAAATACTAAGACCCAAAATAAACTGGATCAAAAAAAGATAGATTCTTCATCTCACCTGGTACTTTTTACTACAAGCAACAATACTCCTGAGGGGTGGATTGCCATGGGACGCTCTTTGGAACGTTTTCTTCTTGAAACTACACTACTGGGAGTGGCCGATGCTTTCTTAAATCAGCCTTGTAAAATAAATGTTCTGGCTGAAGAGATGAGGACTAAGTTAGATATAAACGGAGAATATCCCACATTGCTAATGCGCATAGGGCATGCCTCACCTATGCCATACTCACCAAGAAAAGAGATTAATGAGGTAACAATTATGCAGAACTAA